A window of Candidatus Acidiferrales bacterium genomic DNA:
GCAAAGACTCAGCATGAGGAAGTGGACGTGCCGGATACGGCACCGCCCGCGGATTTGAGCGAACAAGGCGAAGCTCCAAAAGAGCCTGCGCAACCACCTAAGCCGAAGCCTGGCGGACCCGACGCGACAGGGAAGCCGCCGATCACGCCGGGCGCGCCTTCCATTTACGGCGCGGCGAACCGTTGATTTTTCGTAAGTCGCCTGTGAAGCCGGTGCCGACATCGGCTCCCAATCAGCCGGTGAAGGCGGCAAGCAAGCCCAACACGGCGCCAGCAGTTCATTAAACAAATTGGTCGTCAAGTGCGTATTCTCTTTCAAGGACCGTTATGCAGAGGGCTGGCCGAAGTCTTCGGAGGAGGTAAAATGGGGCGAGAGCGTGCACTGAAGATTGCCCTGGTGCTGATTGGATTGCTCTTTGTGGCAGGCGTCTACCCACTGCTCTTGTTGTTCAAACACGAGGCAGCGCTGGCGATGATGCTCAGCCTTTATGTGACCCTTGGCGTTTTCTTGCTTTTCGCGGTTCGGAATCCATCAGCCAATCGCAGCTTGATTGCATTTACGGCATGGTCGAGCTTTGTGCATGCCGCGGTCATGGGAGTACAGGCGCTGCGAGGCTTTGTTGAGTATGGTGAGCTGTGGGGCGTTCTCGCCTTGATTATCATCGGAGTTATTCTGATTGCCCTCGCGCCAGCAAAGTCGGCGGGATCCGAATCAGCAGCGGCGGCCTGACCGAAGCTGGCTTCGTGCCTGCAAGCTTCAGAACGGCTGCCAGCCTCCTGGTTCCAGTAACGATTGAGTGCCGTCAGCGCGAATGAGCCTCAGTTTTGTGTCCCGAGTGACTTCGCCTATTTTGGTGATTTGCTGCATAGCTGCAAGACGGCGAAGGCGCGAAAGCGATTTCGGCGGGACGGTGAAGAGCAAGCCATAATCGTCACCGCCGTGAAGCGCCAGCTCAAGCGGAGTGAGGCTCGTACGTTTCAACAGTTGGGGAACTCTCACAGTGGGGATTTGCGGAGCCCAAAGCCGGGCGCCGACTCCGCTTGCCGCACAGAGACGGGCCA
This region includes:
- a CDS encoding DUF6632 domain-containing protein; amino-acid sequence: MGRERALKIALVLIGLLFVAGVYPLLLLFKHEAALAMMLSLYVTLGVFLLFAVRNPSANRSLIAFTAWSSFVHAAVMGVQALRGFVEYGELWGVLALIIIGVILIALAPAKSAGSESAAAA